Proteins encoded together in one Procambarus clarkii isolate CNS0578487 chromosome 11, FALCON_Pclarkii_2.0, whole genome shotgun sequence window:
- the Rassf gene encoding uncharacterized protein Rassf isoform X3, translated as MPHFVWQGGKQGRPSEEANGRMILEGVLKIYWGVRNVIHLKEEDDQRTIAVRRRSTANSAAFYSDSDDEEQTHWRDDCLNGWRTPQSPSSPQTPKVSTLGRSTLFCVFPSDQTLNERENAGSLTPGISTDGILPSREDGAAISNRICVQPEMKDQTPKESPISLNNEGDLWKNTDFKTCNMNALLDTECKNSSNPPNGVTYVTTREEKVVNSVPQSDEASSSNTKHKNSSSEVMLNNNASSYSSESDFHNENSNPSVLENSESGELNSSLDDHTPSKRVAMKTGSSAIRRRPGRRMDKTKLKRRCSINGHFYLRETSSFTPPHGSPCSVWVTSLITAEEVLNMLLEKYRVEMSTRNFALYVIKDNGERRRIRDDEYPLITRVMLGPHEDVARVFIVDAQQTEEISPQVAQFLNLSLAECRAILRQYEQEEQRQILAVRQKYEDMEFYIKRRMKELRGV; from the exons ATGCCACACTTCGTTTGGCAAGGTGGAAAACAGGGACGGCCAAGTGAAGAG GCCAATGGTCGTATGATTCTGGAGGGTGTGCTGAAGATTTACTGGGGAGTGCGTAATGTTATTCACCTTAAGGAAGAGGATGATCAACGAACAATTGCTGTCCGTAGACGCTCGACAGCAAATTCCGCTGCCTTTTACTCGGATAGTGATGATGAG GAGCAGACCCACTGGCGTGATGATTGTCTGAATGGCTGGCGTACTCCTCAGTCCCCAAGTTCACCTCAAACTCCAAAAGTCAGCACCTTAGGAAGAAGCACATTGTTCTGTGTGTTCCCTAGTGACCAGACACTTAATGAGAGAGAAAATGCAGGGTCTCTCACTCCTGGAATCTCAACTGATGGTATACTTCCTTCAAGAGAAGATGGAGCTGCCATCAGTAATCGAATCTGTGTTCAGCCAGAGATGAAGGATCAGACACCAAAAGAATCTCCAATAAGTTTGAATAATGAAGGGGACTTATGGAAGAATACTGATTTTAAGACATGTAACATGAATGCCTTATTAGATACTGAGTGCAAGAATTCTTCCAACCCACCAAATGGCGTCACTTATGTTACTACTAGAGAGGAGAAGGTGGTTAACTCGGTGCCCCAGAGTGATGAGgcctccagcagcaacaccaaacACAAGAACTCGTCTTCAGAGGTTATGCTTAATAACAATGCTTCGTCTTATAGTTCCGAGTCTGATTTTCATAATGAAAATAGTAATCCATCAGTCTTAGAAAACAGTGAATCAGGGGAACTTAATTCCAGCCTCGATGACCACACGCCATCAAAAAGGGTGGCTATGAAAACGGGAAGCTCTGCTATTAGAAGACGGCCGGGCAGACGAATGGATAAGACCAAGCTCAAG AGACGGTGCTCCATCAATGGCCACTTCTATTTAAGAGAAACGAGCTCCTTCACGCCCCCTCACGGGTCACCGTGTAGTGTGTGGGTGACGTCCTTAATCACAGCCGAGGAGGTTCTCAACATGCTGCTGGAGAAGTATCGAGTGGAAATGTCAACTCGGAATTTTGCCCTATATGTAATTAAAGATAACGGAG AGAGACGAAGGATTAGAGATGATGAATATCCACTGATAACACGAGTGATGCTGGGTCCTCATGAAGATGTGGCACGTGTATTTATTGTGGATGCACAGCAAACAGAAGAGATTTCACCCCAG GTGGCCCAGTTCCTCAACCTCAGCCTGGCCGAGTGCCGAGCCATCCTTCGGCAGTATGAGCAAGAAGAACAGCGGCAGATTCTTGCCGTCAGACAAAA GTATGAAGACATGGAATTTTATATCAAACGGAGAATGAAGGAATTGCGTGGTGTGTGA
- the Rassf gene encoding uncharacterized protein Rassf isoform X2 — protein MWQCRKCGRPVYFAERKQSLGFDWHPNCLRCEECGKRLNPGQHAEHKGVPYCHHPCYGALFGPQLFGHGTRNECHTSFGKVENRDGQVKRSHIEAKLKAYNQYYEGKPGELKSREANGRMILEGVLKIYWGVRNVIHLKEEDDQRTIAVRRRSTANSAAFYSDSDDETHWRDDCLNGWRTPQSPSSPQTPKVSTLGRSTLFCVFPSDQTLNERENAGSLTPGISTDGILPSREDGAAISNRICVQPEMKDQTPKESPISLNNEGDLWKNTDFKTCNMNALLDTECKNSSNPPNGVTYVTTREEKVVNSVPQSDEASSSNTKHKNSSSEVMLNNNASSYSSESDFHNENSNPSVLENSESGELNSSLDDHTPSKRVAMKTGSSAIRRRPGRRMDKTKLKRRCSINGHFYLRETSSFTPPHGSPCSVWVTSLITAEEVLNMLLEKYRVEMSTRNFALYVIKDNGERRRIRDDEYPLITRVMLGPHEDVARVFIVDAQQTEEISPQVAQFLNLSLAECRAILRQYEQEEQRQILAVRQKYEDMEFYIKRRMKELRGV, from the exons ATGTGGCAGTGCAGGAAGTGTGGTCGACCAGTCTACTTTG CGGAGAGAAAGCAATCGCTAGGATTTGACTGGCATCCAAATTGTCTGCGTTGTGAGGAATGTGGCAAGCGACTGAATCCTGGCCAGCACGCAGAG CACAAGGGAGTTCCATATTGTCATCACCCATGTTATGGAGCTCTCTTTGGTCCCCAACTCTTTGGTCATGGCACACGCAATGAATGCCACACTTCGTTTGGCAAGGTGGAAAACAGGGACGGCCAAGTGAAGAG GTCACATATTGAAGCCAAGCTGAAAGCTTACAACCAATACTATGAAGGCAAGCCGGGAGAGCTGAAGAGCAGAGAG GCCAATGGTCGTATGATTCTGGAGGGTGTGCTGAAGATTTACTGGGGAGTGCGTAATGTTATTCACCTTAAGGAAGAGGATGATCAACGAACAATTGCTGTCCGTAGACGCTCGACAGCAAATTCCGCTGCCTTTTACTCGGATAGTGATGATGAG ACCCACTGGCGTGATGATTGTCTGAATGGCTGGCGTACTCCTCAGTCCCCAAGTTCACCTCAAACTCCAAAAGTCAGCACCTTAGGAAGAAGCACATTGTTCTGTGTGTTCCCTAGTGACCAGACACTTAATGAGAGAGAAAATGCAGGGTCTCTCACTCCTGGAATCTCAACTGATGGTATACTTCCTTCAAGAGAAGATGGAGCTGCCATCAGTAATCGAATCTGTGTTCAGCCAGAGATGAAGGATCAGACACCAAAAGAATCTCCAATAAGTTTGAATAATGAAGGGGACTTATGGAAGAATACTGATTTTAAGACATGTAACATGAATGCCTTATTAGATACTGAGTGCAAGAATTCTTCCAACCCACCAAATGGCGTCACTTATGTTACTACTAGAGAGGAGAAGGTGGTTAACTCGGTGCCCCAGAGTGATGAGgcctccagcagcaacaccaaacACAAGAACTCGTCTTCAGAGGTTATGCTTAATAACAATGCTTCGTCTTATAGTTCCGAGTCTGATTTTCATAATGAAAATAGTAATCCATCAGTCTTAGAAAACAGTGAATCAGGGGAACTTAATTCCAGCCTCGATGACCACACGCCATCAAAAAGGGTGGCTATGAAAACGGGAAGCTCTGCTATTAGAAGACGGCCGGGCAGACGAATGGATAAGACCAAGCTCAAG AGACGGTGCTCCATCAATGGCCACTTCTATTTAAGAGAAACGAGCTCCTTCACGCCCCCTCACGGGTCACCGTGTAGTGTGTGGGTGACGTCCTTAATCACAGCCGAGGAGGTTCTCAACATGCTGCTGGAGAAGTATCGAGTGGAAATGTCAACTCGGAATTTTGCCCTATATGTAATTAAAGATAACGGAG AGAGACGAAGGATTAGAGATGATGAATATCCACTGATAACACGAGTGATGCTGGGTCCTCATGAAGATGTGGCACGTGTATTTATTGTGGATGCACAGCAAACAGAAGAGATTTCACCCCAG GTGGCCCAGTTCCTCAACCTCAGCCTGGCCGAGTGCCGAGCCATCCTTCGGCAGTATGAGCAAGAAGAACAGCGGCAGATTCTTGCCGTCAGACAAAA GTATGAAGACATGGAATTTTATATCAAACGGAGAATGAAGGAATTGCGTGGTGTGTGA
- the Rassf gene encoding uncharacterized protein Rassf isoform X1 has protein sequence MWQCRKCGRPVYFAERKQSLGFDWHPNCLRCEECGKRLNPGQHAEHKGVPYCHHPCYGALFGPQLFGHGTRNECHTSFGKVENRDGQVKRSHIEAKLKAYNQYYEGKPGELKSREANGRMILEGVLKIYWGVRNVIHLKEEDDQRTIAVRRRSTANSAAFYSDSDDEEQTHWRDDCLNGWRTPQSPSSPQTPKVSTLGRSTLFCVFPSDQTLNERENAGSLTPGISTDGILPSREDGAAISNRICVQPEMKDQTPKESPISLNNEGDLWKNTDFKTCNMNALLDTECKNSSNPPNGVTYVTTREEKVVNSVPQSDEASSSNTKHKNSSSEVMLNNNASSYSSESDFHNENSNPSVLENSESGELNSSLDDHTPSKRVAMKTGSSAIRRRPGRRMDKTKLKRRCSINGHFYLRETSSFTPPHGSPCSVWVTSLITAEEVLNMLLEKYRVEMSTRNFALYVIKDNGERRRIRDDEYPLITRVMLGPHEDVARVFIVDAQQTEEISPQVAQFLNLSLAECRAILRQYEQEEQRQILAVRQKYEDMEFYIKRRMKELRGV, from the exons ATGTGGCAGTGCAGGAAGTGTGGTCGACCAGTCTACTTTG CGGAGAGAAAGCAATCGCTAGGATTTGACTGGCATCCAAATTGTCTGCGTTGTGAGGAATGTGGCAAGCGACTGAATCCTGGCCAGCACGCAGAG CACAAGGGAGTTCCATATTGTCATCACCCATGTTATGGAGCTCTCTTTGGTCCCCAACTCTTTGGTCATGGCACACGCAATGAATGCCACACTTCGTTTGGCAAGGTGGAAAACAGGGACGGCCAAGTGAAGAG GTCACATATTGAAGCCAAGCTGAAAGCTTACAACCAATACTATGAAGGCAAGCCGGGAGAGCTGAAGAGCAGAGAG GCCAATGGTCGTATGATTCTGGAGGGTGTGCTGAAGATTTACTGGGGAGTGCGTAATGTTATTCACCTTAAGGAAGAGGATGATCAACGAACAATTGCTGTCCGTAGACGCTCGACAGCAAATTCCGCTGCCTTTTACTCGGATAGTGATGATGAG GAGCAGACCCACTGGCGTGATGATTGTCTGAATGGCTGGCGTACTCCTCAGTCCCCAAGTTCACCTCAAACTCCAAAAGTCAGCACCTTAGGAAGAAGCACATTGTTCTGTGTGTTCCCTAGTGACCAGACACTTAATGAGAGAGAAAATGCAGGGTCTCTCACTCCTGGAATCTCAACTGATGGTATACTTCCTTCAAGAGAAGATGGAGCTGCCATCAGTAATCGAATCTGTGTTCAGCCAGAGATGAAGGATCAGACACCAAAAGAATCTCCAATAAGTTTGAATAATGAAGGGGACTTATGGAAGAATACTGATTTTAAGACATGTAACATGAATGCCTTATTAGATACTGAGTGCAAGAATTCTTCCAACCCACCAAATGGCGTCACTTATGTTACTACTAGAGAGGAGAAGGTGGTTAACTCGGTGCCCCAGAGTGATGAGgcctccagcagcaacaccaaacACAAGAACTCGTCTTCAGAGGTTATGCTTAATAACAATGCTTCGTCTTATAGTTCCGAGTCTGATTTTCATAATGAAAATAGTAATCCATCAGTCTTAGAAAACAGTGAATCAGGGGAACTTAATTCCAGCCTCGATGACCACACGCCATCAAAAAGGGTGGCTATGAAAACGGGAAGCTCTGCTATTAGAAGACGGCCGGGCAGACGAATGGATAAGACCAAGCTCAAG AGACGGTGCTCCATCAATGGCCACTTCTATTTAAGAGAAACGAGCTCCTTCACGCCCCCTCACGGGTCACCGTGTAGTGTGTGGGTGACGTCCTTAATCACAGCCGAGGAGGTTCTCAACATGCTGCTGGAGAAGTATCGAGTGGAAATGTCAACTCGGAATTTTGCCCTATATGTAATTAAAGATAACGGAG AGAGACGAAGGATTAGAGATGATGAATATCCACTGATAACACGAGTGATGCTGGGTCCTCATGAAGATGTGGCACGTGTATTTATTGTGGATGCACAGCAAACAGAAGAGATTTCACCCCAG GTGGCCCAGTTCCTCAACCTCAGCCTGGCCGAGTGCCGAGCCATCCTTCGGCAGTATGAGCAAGAAGAACAGCGGCAGATTCTTGCCGTCAGACAAAA GTATGAAGACATGGAATTTTATATCAAACGGAGAATGAAGGAATTGCGTGGTGTGTGA